One Geminocystis sp. M7585_C2015_104 genomic window carries:
- a CDS encoding DUF697 domain-containing protein has product MSLSQIIALIVGLSIILGLGLWLVTSLARLYSEIAWTSPLLANLLVFVIIILLVSIGGIVIYYLGSGIGEKGKRKERKRKKIEAKGKKPGEKKQIAQETLQGLKKQLAQIQDEVAKRALLAKQQAIEASLKKGCLKVVVFGTGSAGKTSLVNALMGEIVGEVKASMGTTKEEMCYTLKLPNVEREITLIDTPGVQEMGVPGDIREKLARELAVSADLLIFVCDNDLTATEFKILKALASIGKRTVLVFNKIDLYSEEEQETIMRQLKERVKGIIPPEDVIKACANPQPIQFAEGETITPEVEVTTVVRRIAAICRAEGDDLLADNILLQSKQLGEEAKRLISRQRNRQAEQIINRYQWIGAGVIVCTPLPVIDMLAAAAVNAQMVVEIGQVYGCQLNRETGRDLAVSLGKTLVSLGIVKGVVEIVARTLQATAATYLVGKVIQAISAAYLTRIAGKSFIEYFSHDQDWGDGGITEVVQRQFELNRKEEFIRAFVQDAIERVIEPIRETLDFRETTEEEGDWEEEWGDWL; this is encoded by the coding sequence ATGTCACTTTCGCAAATAATTGCCCTCATAGTGGGGTTGAGTATTATTCTGGGGTTGGGGTTGTGGTTGGTAACAAGTCTGGCAAGGCTTTATAGTGAAATTGCTTGGACAAGTCCTCTGTTGGCGAATTTATTGGTATTTGTGATTATAATATTGCTGGTAAGTATAGGGGGGATAGTAATATACTATCTGGGGAGTGGAATAGGGGAAAAGGGGAAGAGAAAGGAAAGAAAAAGGAAAAAGATAGAGGCAAAAGGGAAAAAACCGGGGGAGAAAAAACAAATAGCCCAGGAAACGTTGCAGGGGCTGAAAAAACAATTGGCACAAATACAGGATGAGGTGGCAAAAAGGGCCTTGTTGGCAAAACAACAGGCAATTGAGGCGAGTTTAAAAAAGGGCTGCCTAAAAGTGGTGGTGTTTGGGACAGGTAGTGCAGGCAAAACTTCCCTGGTAAACGCCCTAATGGGAGAAATAGTGGGAGAGGTAAAGGCAAGTATGGGCACCACTAAAGAGGAAATGTGTTACACCCTAAAACTGCCAAATGTAGAGCGAGAAATTACACTAATAGATACACCGGGAGTTCAAGAAATGGGGGTGCCGGGGGATATTCGCGAAAAATTGGCAAGAGAACTGGCAGTATCAGCGGATTTATTGATATTTGTTTGCGATAATGATCTGACGGCAACAGAATTCAAAATCCTAAAAGCCTTGGCAAGTATAGGCAAACGCACTGTGCTGGTGTTCAACAAAATTGACCTATACTCGGAAGAGGAACAGGAAACAATTATGAGGCAGCTGAAAGAAAGAGTAAAGGGGATTATACCCCCAGAAGACGTCATAAAAGCCTGTGCAAACCCCCAACCCATTCAGTTTGCTGAGGGGGAAACTATTACCCCAGAAGTGGAAGTGACAACTGTGGTGAGACGTATCGCTGCTATTTGTCGCGCCGAGGGAGATGATTTGTTGGCAGACAATATCCTATTACAGTCAAAGCAACTGGGAGAGGAAGCAAAAAGACTTATAAGTAGACAGCGAAATCGTCAGGCTGAACAGATTATAAACCGTTATCAGTGGATAGGAGCGGGGGTGATTGTCTGTACACCACTACCAGTAATTGACATGTTGGCGGCAGCAGCAGTCAATGCCCAAATGGTGGTAGAAATAGGACAGGTATATGGTTGCCAGTTAAACAGGGAAACGGGGAGGGATTTAGCAGTGTCTCTGGGAAAAACCCTCGTCAGCCTGGGCATTGTTAAGGGGGTAGTGGAAATAGTAGCAAGGACACTACAAGCAACAGCAGCAACCTATCTGGTGGGCAAAGTAATTCAGGCTATTAGCGCCGCCTATTTAACCCGCATTGCCGGCAAAAGTTTTATAGAATACTTTAGCCATGACCAGGATTGGGGGGATGGGGGGATTACTGAGGTAGTACAGAGACAATTTGAATTGAATCGCAAAGAGGAATTTATCCGTGCTTTTGTCCAGGATGCCATAGAAAGGGTAATTGAGCCAATAAGGGAAACCCTAGATTTCCGGGAAACCACAGAGGAGGAGGGAGACTGGGAAGAAGAATGGGGAGACTGGTTGTAG